CGTCGGGGCCCATCCAGCCAAGGATGAACGCGGCCTTTCCACTGCGTCGCCCGCTGCCTTCGACGAACACGAGATCGTCGGCGACCATCGTCTCCAGCGCCGCGCGGTCCTTGGTCAGTTGCGCGCGGTCGAAGCGGTCGGCAAAGGCGAGGAGCTCGCGCTCCATCGGCGAGGCCGGCGCGGGCGCGGAAGCCGCGACGGGGACGGCCCATGAAAGCGCTGCGGAAATGATCGTCGCACGTGTGGATCGCCGCATTCTGCCGACTCCTTCCGAGCAATCCTGTGCACATCGTCGCGCACGCGCCACTTGAAACTTCCCCATGCCGTTGCTTTTTAGGCCGGTAGCCCCTACTTAGCTGTTGCTAACGTCGCCTGCGACGGAATTTGTCGGCTCCGATCGAGAGCCCCTTCTTCCTTTCACGCTTCTGGCTCCGCCGCGCCGCAGGCGCGCGGTTATCACATCGCGAAAGGGGACGGACATGGCCATCGGCACCGTCAAGTTCTTCAATTACGATCGGGGCTTCGGCTTCGTTTCGAATGATGCCGGCGGGCCCGATGCCTTCGTGCACATCAAGGCGGTCGAGGCCGCAGGGCTTCCCGGCCTGAACAAGAATCAAAGGATCAGCTACGCCCTCGATGCGGACGGCAAGGGCCGCACGATTGCGACCGGTCTCGAACGGGCCTGATCGCAGGCTCCGCGGCGGCGCGAGGATCGCGCGCTCCGGTGAGACGTTGGCCTACAACAATGGAAACGGGCGATCGCCCGAGGAACGCATGAACAACCACAATCAACGGCCCGAACGGCCCAAGCTCGGCCTCCTCTTCGGCGGCACGGCACCGCCTCCCTCGGAACGCCCCGCGCCTATTCTCTCGACAGACGATCTGCGCAGGATCGTTTCCGAGACGATCGGCTGATATTCACCGGACGGCGCCACGCGTCGTCTGACTTTCACTGCAGCACAGGAGCCCAGCATGTCCAGAACCGCCCAACGTCCTTTCTGTATCGCCAAAGACGACAGCGGCGACTTTCGCCTGACAGTGCGTGAGACGCGCTACAATTCGCAAAATTATCCGCTGGTAACGTCGATCCTGCAGGACGAGCGTTTCAAGACCGCGGCTGCGGCGCGGGCGCACGCCAAGGCGCATTTCGGCGCCGAGCCGGGCCAGTTCTCGACCAGCTGACGCGTGTCGGCCGCCCTGCGCTCTGCAGGGCGGCGGCGACGGCGCAGTTCGTGTCCCTCGTCATCGATACTGCCCCGCCAGGGTTGCTGCGAGCGGTAGCACCCGGTCCCGCGTCAGCGGCGCAAGCGGCAAGGTGATCGCTTCGTCCCGTGCGAACCAGCCAGCCTCGGCGATTTCCGCGCTCACCTCCGGCGCGAACGATGCGCGGATGTGGAAGAGCTCGGCCTCCACCAGGCATCCCGGCTCGTTGGCGGCTGGCGCAACCAAGCGTCCCAGATAGGCCGGATCAGCATCGGCCAGGGCAAAGCCGATCTCCTCGAGCAACTCGCGGCGAAGCGCCGCAACCGCAGTCTCGCCCGGTTCGATCTTCCCGCCGGCCTGCATGAAGACTCCGGTGCCGGCCTTGCGCACGAGCAAAAGCCGCCCGTCATCGTCATCGATCAGCGCCGCGGCGATGCGAATGCTGGGCGTGCGGGCCTCCGTCGAAGATGGAAGCTGACAGGGTGCGGGAGCCGTGCTGGTCATTGTTGCGACTTTCTCATGCCGCCGCTCGGCCGGCAACGCCGGGGCAGGCGCGCGTGCGACGCTCGGCCGCTTCGTGCGTTGGCGGGCCGATGAAGGAGACGAGAATGACCGACGAACGCAGCAAAGATGATCTCGACCAGTCCATCACCGAGGAGATTGGCGGCGTCCAGGGCGGCGGCGACGACGCTGGACCCGAGGAGCAAGTGGCGCAATCAGCGTCGATTGGCACGGTACCGGACGCGCCGGTGCCGGACTCGGCGGAGATCGAGTGGGCCGGCGGTGTGGTCAAGAAGCCGCCGACTCCGAACAATTGAGGCGAAGTCGCACATGAACGAAAGGGCGGGGGCGCAATCTGCGCCTCCGCCCTTCTCTTGGATCGTCGATTGGGTCGGTCAGAGCCTGCGGCGGCCGGTGATCAACTGCACGATGAATACGATCAACGCGATCACCAGCAACGCATGGATCAAGCCGCCGCCGATCTGGAACGCGAAGCCCAGGATCCACAGCAGAATGAGAATACCGATCAGGGTCCAGATCATGTCAGCGCCTTTCGTGGGCCGAAGCCGGGGAGGGTGGATGTTGCGGGAAGAACCGGGACGCGACGGTTTCGTTCCGGACGGTCAACAAACCCCGCGTGGACAGGGGCAAGGGGAGCCCGGCTGCTCAGGCGCTGCGCGCCCGCAAGCTCCCGGATTCGCTGTCGACGGGATCTTCGCCGGCAACGGCATGCCATGCCTTGCGCACGCCATATTGCACCGCCCAGCCGAGCGCGTAGGTCGCCACCACCGGTGCAAGGACGCGAATGGCGCCTTCCGCGACGCTGCCGACGATCGCGCCCTTGATGCCGCTGTCGCCGTCGCCCCGGTCGATGGCAGCGCCGATCAGAGCGCCGAGTAGATTGGCCATGTCAGTCTCCTTTGCCGCTGAAGCGCTCCGCCCAGCCGCAGGTTCCGGCGCTGCGAATTGTTAATCTCCTTGGCATAGCCTGATCCAAACAGAGGCTTGGAGAGGGCCTGGACATGATCGAGAGGATGCTGGCGGACCATGCCCGCCTGCGCGCATGCGCGGATTGCCTGGAGGCGTTGCTCGTGTCGGCCGATGTGCCCGATCCTGAGTCGCTCGCCGCCGCCCGCTGGGCTCTCGGCAGCACGATGATGCAGCATCTCGCGCTGGAGGAGCGGCATCTCTACGCCGCCTTGCGCGACGATCCTCGCGCGCACGTCAGGCGCATCGCCGAGGCATTTCAGGACGATCTGGTCACCAGCTTCGGCCCCTATGCCGATCATGCGAAGAGCTGGACGCCGGAGCGGGTCTCGGGGGAGTGGGACACGTATCGCACGCAGACCTTGGATCTGCTCCAGACCATGCGGGCGCGGATGACGCGCGAGGAGACGGAACTCTATCCCTTGGTCGAGCGCAACGGCATCGACACCCGGCACAGCGGCCTTCCCGGGCGCAACTGGACCCGGGAGGCGTTCGCGATCAAGGAACGGATAGGCGGCCGCTGATCAGCGCCCGTCGGGCGCGTTCGAGCTAGCGAAGCTTGGCGATCCCGATGCCGTCGGTCTTGGCGCGTTCCTGGACCGATTCCTCGCTCCGGGTCAGAGCCTTGGCGATCGCCTTGAGGCCCATGCCCTTGGCGGCGAGCGTGCGCAGCTTGGCGAGTTCCTCGCTCTTCCACGGCTGCCGATGGCGGACGAAATCCTCCTTGGCCATCAGTCGCTCGCCAGCTTGCCCTTGGTCGACGGATTTGCGGCGATGGTCTTCTTGACCTCCTTCTTGGGCTTACGGGCTTCCTTGTTGCTCTTCACTTGACCCTTGGCCATGTCATGTCTCCTTGGCTTCGACGCTGAATAGGCGCGCGCGCGTGCAAAGCCAATCGCCTTGGGATCAATAGCCCTGGGGTCAGTAGATCCGCATCCGGTCGCCGCGCATCTCGACCGAGTAACGGCCGAGATAGGCCTGGCCGAGCAGGGACATGTCGCCGCCGCCGAGGATCACGCCCGATACCCCGCGTGCTTCCTTGCCGTCGAGGCGAACGCTGGCGAGCGTCACCCTCTTGCCCTGGACCGGCCCGGAGGCGCCCATTCCGACGACCTCATATTCGGAGCGCGAGAAGGGGATGCCGATGCGCGCGGCATCCTTTTCGGCCAGCGCGACGCCGGTCGCGCCGGTGTCGACGAGAAAGCGGACCAGCTGTCCGTTAACCTCGACATTGGCGTAGAAGTGACCGCCGTCGCTGCGCTCGAGCACCGTCTCCCGCACGGCGGCAGGCGTCGGCGCTGCATCGGCTTTCGGCGCCGCGGTCTCCCGCGCCAGCGGCGCGGCGCGGTCGTCGGTCGGCACCAGGAAGCCGATGCCGATGCCGAGTGCGATCACGAACAGGAGCGACTTCTGCATAGCCGCGCAGCGTAAGGCCGGAGCGTGAACGAAGCACTAAGCCGCGTTCAGATGTCGAGACAGATCTTGCCGAAATGCGCACCTTTTTCCTGATGCCGAAAGGCGTCGGCGATCGCACCCAGTTCGAAGCTGCGATCCACCACCGGCTTGAGGCCGGTCGCGTCGAGCGCCCGGACGAAGTCGATCTGGTCGCGCCGGCTGCCGACGATCAGTCCCTGTAACCTTGCCTGCTTGGCCATCAGAAAGGCGGTGGGCACGTCGCCGCTCGCGCCCGTCAGCACCCCGATCAGCGCGATATGGCCGCCGAGGCGGACTGCGGCGATCGACTGGGGCAGGGTGCCGGGACCGCCGACCTCGACGACATGATCGACGCCGCCGCTCCATCGGAAGGCTTCGGCGCCCCAATCGGGATTGCTGCGATAGTTGATCGCATGGTCGGCGCCGAGCGCCCGGAGGCGCTCGAGCTTGGCGTCGGACGAGGAGGTCGCGATCACGCGCGCCCCCATTGCCTTGGCAAGCTGCAGCGCGAAGATCGACACGCCGCCGGTGCCCAGGACGAGGACGGTGTCGCCGGCCTTTAGCCCGCCATTGACCACCAAGGCGCGCCAGGCGGTGAGGCCTGCGGTGGTGAGCGTTGCCGCTTCGCAGTGGCTGTAGCCCTTTGGTGCCGGCGTGAACCATGTCGCGGGTCTGACCACGGACTCGCGTGCGTAGCCGTCGAGGCCGTCGCCCGGAGTGGTCGAGAAATCCGGAACGGTCGGGGGCCCCTCCAGCCAGGTCGGGAAGAAGCAGGAGACGACGGCGTCGCCGGCCGTGAATTCGGTCACCCCGGTGCCGACGGCCTCGACCGTGCCGGCACCATCCGACATCGGGATTCGCCCGTCCGCAGCCCGCATGCGTCCGCTCACCACGCCGTAATCGTGATAGTTGAGTGAGCTCGCCCGCAGCCGCACCCGGATCTCGCCCGGGCCTGGTGCGCCCGGCTCTTCCTCATCGACGATCCGAAGCCGATCCAGACCGCCCGGAGCCTCCAGCCTGACGACCTTCATGCCGTAATCCTTTCCGCTTGTGCCGCGACCGTTCCGCGCATTCCATCGGGCGAGAGAATCTCGATCCAATAGCCGTCCGGGTCGCTGATGAACGCGATCCCCTTCATCTTGCCCTCGTTGGGGCGTTTCACGAACGGAACGCCGAGCGCCTCGAAACGGGCGCAGGCGGCGGCGACGTCGGGAACGCTGATGCCGAGATGGCCAAAGCCGCGCGGTTCGGCATTGCCATTGTGATAGCCGCTGAAGCCGGGGTCGCTTTCCGTGCCCCAATTGTGGGTGAGCTCCAGCGTCGTCTCGCGCGAGAAGATGAAGCGTGCACGATCGGCCGGATCGTCGGGGACACTCTCTTCCTCTCCGAGGAAGGCGAGGAAGAAGAGCGAGAAGCGCATCTCCTCGAAGTCGAGGCGCTGCAGCAAGGTCATGCCGAGCACGCGCGTGTAGAAGTTCAGCGAAGGCTCCGGATCGCGGATGCGCAGCATCGTCTGGTTGAGGGTGAAGCCGCGCGTCGCGGGATCTCGCATTGGTGTCTCCATGGCGCCAGTCGTGGATGGTCGGTCGGCGAACGGCCGGCGGGCCGGGTTGCTCCCTACAGGCTTTAGACCAGCAGCGGCACCGATGCCGCGCTCCGCCGTTCATCCGCCGTGGCCGAGATGCGTACCAGAGATGCCGAAGCGATCGGGCGCGCCTTTGCGAATGCGGTGGATGGCTTTCCGAGAGAGCGAGCGCCGCTGATCCTCGGCCATTTCGATGCCGACGGCCTTGCCTCGATCGCGCTCATCGCCCGGGCGATGGAGCGGGCGGGCCGCCCGGCGGAAACCCGGATCGTCGGCAAGGGCGAGAATGCCTGGTCGGACGCCATGCGCGCGGAGCTCGCCGCCCGGCGACCCGGTGGATTGATCGTCGCCGATCTCGGCGTTCGCTCCGGTGCTCTGCTGGCCGGAGTCCCGACCATCCTCGTCGATCATCATGTGCCGACGGGCGCGCCCGACGGAGCACTGGTGCTCAGCGGCAACGGCGTCGAACCCGAGCCGACCAGCGCCCTGATCGCCTATTGGTGCGCGTCCGGGCTTGCACCGGCGGAGGATCTGCTGTGGCTGGCAGCGATCGGTCTGATCGGCGACATGGCCGTCGATGCCGGCTTCCCCGAACTCGCCGAAGCTCAGGCGCGCTACGGCAAGACCGCTTTGCGCAATGCCGTGGCCCTGATCAATGCGCCGCGCCGCACCGCGGCCGCAGATGCCGGTCCGGCGCTCTCACTCCTGCTCACGTGCGACAGCCCGAAGGAACTGCTTTCGGGCGTGCACGCCGACACCGCGCGCCTTCATGCCGCCAAGGCGGAGGTCGCCTGCGAACTGGAGAGCGCCCGCCGCGTCCCGCCGAACGTGCGCGGAGAGGTGGCTTTGATCCGGTTCGATTCCCCTTGCCAGATTCATCCCCTGATCGCGCAGCAATGGCGGGGACGGCTGCGCGACCGGATCGTCATCGCCGCCAACGGAGGGTACCGCCCCGGTTGGGTCCACTTCGCCGCGCGTAGCGCCAGCGGCCGCGACCTCATCGCCTTTCTCGACGCGCATCGGCCCAAGGGGGCCGACGGCCACTATGGCAACGGCCATCGTCAGGCGACCGGCGGCGCACTGCCGCATCCGGTCTGGAACGAATTCATCTCGAAGCTCGGCTTTCCCGAGGAGCAAGTGGAATCATGAACATGTACAGCAGGCCGCTCCGGCTCGGCTTTCCGGTCAAGGTGATGGGCCGGCCCGATCTCAAGAGCAACGACACGCGGCGCTGGCAGAAAGATCCGCACCTCAAGACCTCGCTCGAATATGTCGATTCGATCCTCGACTATCTCGCCGAAGTGAAGATCGACATGTACCGGCTGAGCTCGGATCTCGCGCCCTATGCCACCCATCCCGACATGCCCCAATTCCATGACATGGTGGCGGAGAGCGACTCGGAACTCGCCCAGATCGGCGCGAAGGCAAGGGCGCTCGACATCCGCCTGTCCTTCCACCCTTCGCAATATGTGCTGCTCAACAGCGCCGATCCGAAGCTCACCGGCAAGAGCGTTTGGGATCTCGCGTCGCAGGCCGAGATCCTGGACCGGATGGGCATGGGCCCCGAGGCGGTGCTCGTCACCCATGTCGGCGGCGTCTACGGCAATCACGAGGAGAGCCGCGCGCGCTGGATCGAGGGCTGGAACGCCTGTCCGGAGCATGTCCGCAAGCGCCTGGTGCTCGAAAATGACGACATCCGCTTCTCCGCGGCGGACGTGCTCTGGATCCACGAGCGCACCGGAGTCCGGCTGGTCTTCGATCACCAGCATTTCTGGTGCCTCAATCCGGAGCGGCTCGAACTCCG
The nucleotide sequence above comes from Sphingosinicella sp. BN140058. Encoded proteins:
- a CDS encoding nuclear transport factor 2 family protein: MRRSTRATIISAALSWAVPVAASAPAPASPMERELLAFADRFDRAQLTKDRAALETMVADDLVFVEGSGRRSGKAAFILGWMGPDERYDPIVLVDRVVVPLGPDAGIVGAETILRGVSAGKPFSSHFRFADTFKRVRGRWQVVHIQVTRIPAPPNE
- a CDS encoding cold-shock protein, translated to MAIGTVKFFNYDRGFGFVSNDAGGPDAFVHIKAVEAAGLPGLNKNQRISYALDADGKGRTIATGLERA
- a CDS encoding NUDIX domain-containing protein, producing the protein MTSTAPAPCQLPSSTEARTPSIRIAAALIDDDDGRLLLVRKAGTGVFMQAGGKIEPGETAVAALRRELLEEIGFALADADPAYLGRLVAPAANEPGCLVEAELFHIRASFAPEVSAEIAEAGWFARDEAITLPLAPLTRDRVLPLAATLAGQYR
- a CDS encoding lmo0937 family membrane protein — its product is MIWTLIGILILLWILGFAFQIGGGLIHALLVIALIVFIVQLITGRRRL
- a CDS encoding hemerythrin domain-containing protein, with protein sequence MIERMLADHARLRACADCLEALLVSADVPDPESLAAARWALGSTMMQHLALEERHLYAALRDDPRAHVRRIAEAFQDDLVTSFGPYADHAKSWTPERVSGEWDTYRTQTLDLLQTMRARMTREETELYPLVERNGIDTRHSGLPGRNWTREAFAIKERIGGR
- a CDS encoding TIGR02281 family clan AA aspartic protease — protein: MQKSLLFVIALGIGIGFLVPTDDRAAPLARETAAPKADAAPTPAAVRETVLERSDGGHFYANVEVNGQLVRFLVDTGATGVALAEKDAARIGIPFSRSEYEVVGMGASGPVQGKRVTLASVRLDGKEARGVSGVILGGGDMSLLGQAYLGRYSVEMRGDRMRIY
- a CDS encoding NAD(P)-dependent alcohol dehydrogenase, which codes for MKVVRLEAPGGLDRLRIVDEEEPGAPGPGEIRVRLRASSLNYHDYGVVSGRMRAADGRIPMSDGAGTVEAVGTGVTEFTAGDAVVSCFFPTWLEGPPTVPDFSTTPGDGLDGYARESVVRPATWFTPAPKGYSHCEAATLTTAGLTAWRALVVNGGLKAGDTVLVLGTGGVSIFALQLAKAMGARVIATSSSDAKLERLRALGADHAINYRSNPDWGAEAFRWSGGVDHVVEVGGPGTLPQSIAAVRLGGHIALIGVLTGASGDVPTAFLMAKQARLQGLIVGSRRDQIDFVRALDATGLKPVVDRSFELGAIADAFRHQEKGAHFGKICLDI
- the gloA gene encoding lactoylglutathione lyase — protein: MRDPATRGFTLNQTMLRIRDPEPSLNFYTRVLGMTLLQRLDFEEMRFSLFFLAFLGEEESVPDDPADRARFIFSRETTLELTHNWGTESDPGFSGYHNGNAEPRGFGHLGISVPDVAAACARFEALGVPFVKRPNEGKMKGIAFISDPDGYWIEILSPDGMRGTVAAQAERITA
- a CDS encoding DHH family phosphoesterase, which produces MRTRDAEAIGRAFANAVDGFPRERAPLILGHFDADGLASIALIARAMERAGRPAETRIVGKGENAWSDAMRAELAARRPGGLIVADLGVRSGALLAGVPTILVDHHVPTGAPDGALVLSGNGVEPEPTSALIAYWCASGLAPAEDLLWLAAIGLIGDMAVDAGFPELAEAQARYGKTALRNAVALINAPRRTAAADAGPALSLLLTCDSPKELLSGVHADTARLHAAKAEVACELESARRVPPNVRGEVALIRFDSPCQIHPLIAQQWRGRLRDRIVIAANGGYRPGWVHFAARSASGRDLIAFLDAHRPKGADGHYGNGHRQATGGALPHPVWNEFISKLGFPEEQVES
- the uvsE gene encoding UV DNA damage repair endonuclease UvsE, which codes for MNMYSRPLRLGFPVKVMGRPDLKSNDTRRWQKDPHLKTSLEYVDSILDYLAEVKIDMYRLSSDLAPYATHPDMPQFHDMVAESDSELAQIGAKARALDIRLSFHPSQYVLLNSADPKLTGKSVWDLASQAEILDRMGMGPEAVLVTHVGGVYGNHEESRARWIEGWNACPEHVRKRLVLENDDIRFSAADVLWIHERTGVRLVFDHQHFWCLNPERLELRPTLEAFLRSWPDGVRPKIHFSSPRTELREVKRKVKDAERAAAARGGKGAGATRGAVKATSRVKTVLLPPIWTGHADFTNPFEFATFMRIAEGLDFDVMMEGKAKDISLLKLRPDLLRFAPDVAARFGIFPAQADQLEADERRLDAGVAAETDADVDEGAQAAPALA